The following proteins come from a genomic window of Montipora foliosa isolate CH-2021 chromosome 2, ASM3666993v2, whole genome shotgun sequence:
- the LOC137990993 gene encoding adrenocorticotropic hormone receptor-like, whose translation MSLLGKDHCENTTAPTYLFFATSSFTVLITVVASLGNLLVILAVCINPNKDMRSPFNYFIANLSFADLIVGLITAPLGTGYHIIAGLGAENDQFKDSMLVTYYISCTASLLSLTALALDRYVAITYPLLYRAKLNPTRALLVAIVVWVLSILSSMLYFAVGHNRYRFIFATTAVASTFAVLIFTNVKIFKYLRLQVKQWDNLHDSSVENLAKKQAIKWEKKITKTLVIVLVLFLACYFPSCVFIYIVNFCTNCNCLFIHWVRDIQFVLVMANSGVNPFVYAWRLENFRNSFKSMLTCHACVQRLRSISVNLQSSTASTDIEMQQ comes from the coding sequence ATGTCCCTCTTGGGCAAAGATCATTGTGAAAACACTACAGCTCCGACGTATCTATTCTTCGCGACAAGTTCGTTTACTGTGTTGATCACTGTCGTGGCGTCTTTGGGGAACCTCCTTGTTATTCTTGCAGTTTGCATCAACCCTAACAAAGACATGAGGTCACCGTTCAACTACTTCATTGCAAACTTAAGTTTTGCCGATCTCATTGTTGGTCTCATCACTGCTCCACTAGGCACGGGATATCACATTATTGCAGGACTTGGTGCAGAAAACGATCAATTTAAAGATTCAATGCTCGTTACTTACTATATATCCTGCACTGCTTCGCTTCTCAGCCTAACAGCACTTGCGCTGGATCGCTATGTGGCAATTACCTATCCTCTCCTCTACAGAGCTAAACTGAATCCAACTCGCGCCCTGTTGGTAGCGATTGTGGTTTGGGTCTTGTCAATCTTGTCATCAATGCTCTATTTCGCAGTCGGCCACAATCGATATCGCTTCATATTCGCTACCACCGCTGTCGCATCAACATTTGCCGTGTTGATTTTTACCAATGTGAAGATTTTCAAATATTTGCGACTTCAAGTTAAGCAATGGGATAATCTTCACGACAGCTCTGTAGAAAACTTAGCAAAGAAACAAGCGATCAAGTGGGAAAAGAAAATAACGAAAACCCTTGTTATTGTCTTAGttcttttcttagcttgttATTTTCCATCTTGCGTTTTTATATATATCGTTAACTTCTGCACCAATTGTAATTGTTTGTTTATCCACTGGGTGAGGGATATCCAGTTTGTGCTGGTTATGGCGAATTCTGGAGTGAATCCATTTGTGTATGCTTGGAGACTTGAAAACTTTCGGAACTCTTTCAAGAGTATGTTGACATGTCACGCATGCGTTCAGCGCCTGAGGTCCATTTCGGTGAATTTACAGTCATCAACAGCAAGTACAGATATAGAGATGCAACAATAA